The region CGTTGGCCACCGCGCTGCCGCAGGCAATGGCGAAGATCAGGACCAGGCGCGCGGATGGCGGCCCGGACGGAGCGAGTGCGGTGTTCACGGCCGTCCGACCGTCGGCCGTCGAGCAGTCGCTCGGCATGCGGCGCCCCCTCATTGATGGTTGCAAGTTGCTACCTGCCGGACCTTAGGTCAGGAGGTAGCATGTTGCAACCAGGCTGTGTTCCAGCCAGATATATTGCGAGGAGGAAGTGCGATGGTCGCCCGTACGCGATTCGACGCCGAACCGTGTCCCGTTGCCCGGTCGATCGACGCCATCGGCGACTGGTGGTCCCTGCTGATCGTGCGCGACGCGTTCGACGGCAGTCGCCGCTTCGGCCAGTTCCAGCGAAGCCTGGGCATCGCCAAGAACATCCTCACCAGCCGGCTGCGCACGCTGGAGCAGACCGGAGTGATGGAAACGGTGCCCGCCTCCGACGGCAGCCGTTACCAGGAATACGTGCTCACGCAAAAGGGCCGCGCGCTCTTCCCCGTCGTCGTGGCGCTGCGCCAGTGGGGCGA is a window of Streptomyces violaceusniger Tu 4113 DNA encoding:
- a CDS encoding winged helix-turn-helix transcriptional regulator; translation: MVARTRFDAEPCPVARSIDAIGDWWSLLIVRDAFDGSRRFGQFQRSLGIAKNILTSRLRTLEQTGVMETVPASDGSRYQEYVLTQKGRALFPVVVALRQWGETHCFGPGEEHSRLLDRRNGHPLSPLEIRSSDGRPVGPDETIVEKLSSADGAG